In Sander lucioperca isolate FBNREF2018 chromosome 21, SLUC_FBN_1.2, whole genome shotgun sequence, the following proteins share a genomic window:
- the si:ch211-51c14.1 gene encoding protein kinase C and casein kinase substrate in neurons protein 3 has translation MSTLPSENSIEDACSRSFWMPGNYQPTVKRTEDAFQACNDIVACFQERARVERQYAQQLSEWSNKWKPVVDSSPLYGSLLKAWQCFLSSADRLASLHASICRSLVSEDGDRVRTWQKDTFHKKLFGGFKESQDIETGFTRAQKPWAKRLKKLDKARRAYHKVSRKEQAAREREEHAQGNPDVAIDKQKKIQEERELAQQEAEKVRARYEKVLEEVNRYAPRYMEEMESIFDQSQDEERKRIVFLKQAFLSIHKHLDITNNESVRAVYNELHNTLMAIDEHEDLRWWKNTYGPGMPTDWPHFQEWMPEKKTKKGKKEVEKKGTIERSVMIGGVRVRALYDYVGQETDELSFKAGEEFLKIEDEDDQGWCRGMKDGGCEGLYPANYVEVV, from the exons CCTGGGAACTATCAGCCCACTGTGAAGCGAACAGAAGATGCCTTCCAGGCCTGTAATGACATAGTGGCATGTTTCCAAGAGAGAGCTCGCGTGGAGAGGCAGTATGCCCAGCAGCTCAGTGAATGGAGCAACAAGTGGAAGCCAGTAGTGGACTCCA GTCCTTTATATGGATCTCTTCTGAAGGCTTGGCAGTGTTTTCTGTCCTCCGCTGACCGGCTGGCCTCCTTACACGCCTCCATCTGTCGCTCCTTGGTGTCGGAGGATGGCGACCGGGTCAGGACCTGGCAGAAGGACACCTTCCACAAGAAGTTATTTGGAGGCTTTAAGGAGTCCCAGGACATTGAGACGGGCTTCACGCGTGCTCAGAAGCCGTGGGCCAAACGACTTAAAAAG CTGGATAAAGCCAGGAGGGCGTACCACAAAGTGAGCCGTAAGGAGCAGGCAGCCAGGGAAAGAGAGGAACACGCTCAGGGGAACCCGGATGTCGCCATCGACAAACAGAAGAAGATCCAGGAGGAGAGAGAACTGGCTCAACAGGAGGCAGAGAAG GTTCGGGCCCGCTATGAAAAAGTCCTTGAGGAGGTGAACCGCTACGCTCCACGCTACATGGAGGAGATGGAGTCCATCTTTGACCAATCGCAGGATGAGGAGCGCAAGAGGATTGTCTTCCTCAAGCAGGCCTTCCTCTCCATCCACAAACACCTGGACATTACCAACAACGAGAG TGTGAGGGCCGTGTACAATGAGCTCCACAACACACTGATGGCCATCGATGAGCATGAGGATCTTCGCTGGTGGAAAAACACCTACGGGCCCGGCATGCCCACCGACTGGCCTCACTTTCAG gaatggATGCCCGAgaagaaaaccaaaaaagggaAGAAAGAAGTAGAAAAGAAAGGAACAATAGAGAGGAG TGTGATGATTGGAGGAGTGAGGGTAAGAGCTCTGTATGATTATGTTGGCCAGGAGACAGATGAACTGTCATTTAaagcag GTGAGGAGTTTTTGAAGATCGAGGATGAGGATGATCAGGGCTGGTGTCGGGGGATGAAGGACGGCGGGTGTGAGGGGCTTTACCCAGCCAACTATGTTGAGGTGGTGTAG